The following nucleotide sequence is from Mycobacterium sp. Z3061.
CCGGAAGAAGTATCTGCGGGCCACCTCACGGCTGCTCGCCCTGACTACCCGACCGCCCGGGTCATGACGTAATCGTTCTCCAGATGGGGACCCAGGCGAAACGTTCGGGTGCCACTGACCTCGAAACCGGACTTGGCGTAAAAGCGTTGTGCCCGTTGGTTCTGCTGGTTGACGCCCAACCAGACCCGGTGGGCGCCCCACGCGGCCGCGCGGAAGAGTGCCGTGTGCATCAATGCCGCGGACACCCCGGTGCCGTGAAAGTCGGGATGCGTGTAGAGCTTTGACAGTTCCACCGGCTCATCTGGTGCGCCGCGAATCAGCATGGCGTAGCCGATGATTCGGCCGTCGAGGCGGGCGGCCAGGATTTCGCGCTGCGGGTCGGCCAGGTATTCGGCGAACCGGGCGGGGGACAGGTGGGCATCGACGAACGCGGCGACGTGTTCGGATGCCACCGCGGGTGGGCATGCCAACGGAAAAGTCTGGGCCGCAAGGGTGGCGAGCTCGCCGGCGTCCGCCGCAGCGGCGCTGTCTACCTGGTGCAGGTCAGAGGTTCCACTGCGCGAGGTGCTCACCGGTCTTGCGGTCCAGCAGGACCACCACCGACACCGGGTCGCGGTAGGCGTCCCAGTACACCCCGCCCCGGACCACCGCACCCTGCGGTGCGTTGCCCAGGGCGGCGTCCAGCCAGTCGGGTGCGTCGCACGGCCGCGGCTTGTAGGCGTCGGCGAACGGCGTGACGCCATCGAAGCTGAAGTTGGTCGCCATGATGTAGGAGTTGGGCACCCGGACCGCGCGCACCACCACGTCGGCGCGGTTCACCGCGCTGTCCGGGAAGCTTTTCACCGGAACGCCGCTGCGCGTGTAGCCGAATCCCGGTGGCGGGTCGACCGGTACGACGCTGGTCACGGTGACGTCGGCGACGTAAGTCCCGGTGTCCACCCGCAACGTGTCGCCGATGTGGCCGATCGGTGCGTCACCGGCCCGCGCGCGGGGGAGGGCGGCGTCTACCGACAGCACGCCCGCCGCCGTGACGAGGAAGGCGGAAAGGACGATCAGCCAGCGGTGCATCTTCGCCTCCTGGGCTGCCTGTTCTCCGGACCTTCGCATGATTACACACGGGGCTTCGCCGCGGGCAGGGTTGGCCCCTTCAGGTCTGGGCGGCCGGCGGAGCGGTGAAGGCTTCGAGGGCGGCGGCCAGATCGGCTTCGACGCGCTCCTTGTCCACGCCGGCTCGGTGCAGCGGGCCGGCGCCGTCCTCGGCTTCGAGCAGCGCCAGCAGCAGGTGCTCGGTGCCGATGTAGTTGTGGCCCAACCGAAGTGCTTCGCGGAACGTCAGTTCGAGGGCTTTGCGGGCGGGGCCGCTGAAGGGAATCAGCGCCGGCGGTTCGTCGGCGGGGGCGGGAAGTTGTACGGACTTTTGCAGGGCCTCGGGGTCGATCTTCTGTTGACGAATCAAAACGGTGGCCAGCGCCGCGGGGTCGGTGAGCGTGCCGAGCAGCAGATGGTCGGGGGTGATCAGATCGTTGCCGGCCTTGTGTGCGGCATTCTGCGCTGCCACGACGGCGTTCCGGGCCCGTGGGGTGAATCGGGAGAAGCCCTGCTCCGGGTCGAGCGGGGCGGCATCGGCTTTGGGGACGAACCGCTTCTGGGCGGCCTGTTTGGTGACTCCCATGGCCTTTCCGATGTCCGTCCAGGAGGCACCCGAGCGGCGGGCCTGATCGACGAAGTGCCCGATGAGGTGGTCGGCGACTTCGCCGAGACTCTCCGCGGTGAGGACGGCGTCGGTGAGCTGGTCCAAAGCGTCGCTGTGGACTTTCTTGATGGTGTCGATCAGCTCGTCGAGGCGGACGGGGTGTGCGATCTTGGTGGGCTCGACCATGTCGTCAACGTTAGGTTGACGCTGTGTTGGTGTCAACCTCGGGTTGACGCCCGGTCGTGAAAGTTCACCTGCCGTTCGTCGCCGCTCGAGATGCGGGCTGACCACCGCTTTGGGAGAATCGCTGGGCTATGAGAATCCTTCTATTCGGGGCTGTCGCGGCGGCGGCCGTTGTCGGCCTGGCGCCTGCGGTGCATGCCGATGCCAACCAGGATCAGGCTTTCCTGGTTTCGCTGGGGGCGGCCGGTCTTACCTACCGGGACCCCGAGAGTGCCATCGCGGCCGGCAAGAAGGTGTGCGAGATGGCCAACGAGGGCAAGACCGGGGTTGAGGTCGTCAAGGTCCTCCAGGACGGCAACCCCGGCCTGACGCAGGTGAATGCGGCCCGGTTCACCGCGATCTCGGCCGGCGTGTACTGCCCGGCGCAGCTGCCTCCCGCGCAGCCTGCCGGCAACGGCGGCTGATTCTCGGGCGTCACTCCTGCGGCTGGTGGTACTCGGGCCCAGCCGTGATCGCCAGAGGGCAGCGAAACTGTTGGAGCGCAGAGTGATTGCGGCCAGCGGGGAACACATGTCTAGCCAGTGCGTGCGCACCGGTATACCAATAGGAGCTGAGGGCACCGGCACGCGCGAGGGAGGATGACGTGATGACGCAGGACAACTGCCGATGAGGACAGGGCTGGCCGCGGGCGCGGCACTGGGTAGCGGCGGGTTGCTCGGCTGGGCGGGACTGCGGGCCCTGGTCGGGTGGATCGAGCGAAACCCGGATCCGCTGACGCGCGAGCAACTCCTTGCGGAACCGCAGGGCGAGGAGGTCACGATCACCCGCCCGGACGGGACCGTGCTGCGCGCTTTAGCGGCGGGCGAGGGGCCGCCGGTCGTGCTCGTGCACGGCTACAGCGTCACCCTCGCCGAATGGAACGTCGTGTGGGATGCGCTGTTAGACAGGGGATATCGCGTCATCGCTTTCGATCAGCGAGGCCACGGCCGGTCGACGCTGGGTGCGGAGGGGATCGGCTCACAGCCCATGGCAGCCGATATCGCCGCGGTGCTGGAACATTTCGACGTCGCCGACGCGGTGATCGTCGGCCATTCGATGGGCGGCTTTGTCACCATTCGCGCCCTGCTGGATCATGCCGCCGTCTCGCAGCGATTGCGCGGACTGGTGCTGTTCGCCACCTGGGCCGGCCGCGTCTTGGATGGAGCGCCGCAGAACAAGGTGCAGATTCCCTTGCTGGAACGCGGCATCATGCAGCGTTTGATCCGCTACCGGACGTTCGCGATGCTGTTCGGCGCGGCCCAATGCGGTGCGCGCCCCTCCCCGGCGATGGCCTCGGTGTTCACCGAGGGCTTCCGCCAGCACGTCGACGAGCACGGGCCGCTGCTGCCGATCGTGCGGGCGTTCTCTCGCGAAGACCGCTACCCGAGGCTGGGCGAAATCACGGTGCCGACCGTGGTCATGGTCGGAGCCTCCGACCGCACCACCCCGCCCATTCACTCGCGCCGGATGGCCGACGGCATTCCCGGGGCCCGTCTTGTCACCGTGCCGATTGCGGGGCACGCGCTGAACTGGGAAGCTCCCGATGAGCTGGTCAAGGTCATCGAATCGCTGACAGCGTAGGGTTGACTGCCACTGAGCTGCAACAGATTTGGGGATCGGACAGTACTCAGCCGCCCGGCTTGGTGGCCTGCGTCCAGGTTTGGCCGTCGAAGTAGCGCAGCAGATTCGGATTCGACGGGTCGGGGTACCAGCCCGCGGTCGATTGCCAGGCGTGTGGAACGTAGGGCTGGGATTTGGGCGAACTGGTCAGGCGCACCACCAGCGCGACGAGTCCGCCGATGAGGCCGAGGCCGACCAACCCGACCACGATCAGGATCACCAGCAGTGACATGGG
It contains:
- a CDS encoding GNAT family N-acetyltransferase → MHQVDSAAAADAGELATLAAQTFPLACPPAVASEHVAAFVDAHLSPARFAEYLADPQREILAARLDGRIIGYAMLIRGAPDEPVELSKLYTHPDFHGTGVSAALMHTALFRAAAWGAHRVWLGVNQQNQRAQRFYAKSGFEVSGTRTFRLGPHLENDYVMTRAVG
- a CDS encoding Clp protease N-terminal domain-containing protein, with the protein product MVEPTKIAHPVRLDELIDTIKKVHSDALDQLTDAVLTAESLGEVADHLIGHFVDQARRSGASWTDIGKAMGVTKQAAQKRFVPKADAAPLDPEQGFSRFTPRARNAVVAAQNAAHKAGNDLITPDHLLLGTLTDPAALATVLIRQQKIDPEALQKSVQLPAPADEPPALIPFSGPARKALELTFREALRLGHNYIGTEHLLLALLEAEDGAGPLHRAGVDKERVEADLAAALEAFTAPPAAQT
- a CDS encoding DUF732 domain-containing protein, encoding MRILLFGAVAAAAVVGLAPAVHADANQDQAFLVSLGAAGLTYRDPESAIAAGKKVCEMANEGKTGVEVVKVLQDGNPGLTQVNAARFTAISAGVYCPAQLPPAQPAGNGG
- a CDS encoding alpha/beta fold hydrolase, coding for MLGWAGLRALVGWIERNPDPLTREQLLAEPQGEEVTITRPDGTVLRALAAGEGPPVVLVHGYSVTLAEWNVVWDALLDRGYRVIAFDQRGHGRSTLGAEGIGSQPMAADIAAVLEHFDVADAVIVGHSMGGFVTIRALLDHAAVSQRLRGLVLFATWAGRVLDGAPQNKVQIPLLERGIMQRLIRYRTFAMLFGAAQCGARPSPAMASVFTEGFRQHVDEHGPLLPIVRAFSREDRYPRLGEITVPTVVMVGASDRTTPPIHSRRMADGIPGARLVTVPIAGHALNWEAPDELVKVIESLTA
- a CDS encoding DUF2510 domain-containing protein, whose product is MSLLVILIVVGLVGLGLIGGLVALVVRLTSSPKSQPYVPHAWQSTAGWYPDPSNPNLLRYFDGQTWTQATKPGG